The following proteins are co-located in the Methylomonas sp. 11b genome:
- a CDS encoding alginate lyase family protein: MSAVLNILKQDARFACLAAPYCTMTPVDLLAYFHGRRQIRYFSVIDEEQNTPEKLDGILRNRFEFNHEPFQLDDAFDWLRNPSPDIEWLILLHKFYYAVGLGRQFQQTGDTRYRDKWQALISSWIDNVPVDFLSSDVTGRRVQNWIFAYRYFVLEAAEPAIDAEFNLDFLASLQQQVAYLCENLTPSRNHRTLELYAIFLAAVVFPELRSAKEWLSFSIHELQRNLQTDLLADGVHCELSTDYHHIVLRNFLGIRRLAMLNNIELPADMDEAIKKALSFCLHAHKPDGFIPAISDGDSANFLDLLRQGHALYDDPAMLYVATAGQQGQAPTECSKTFAASGYTILRSGWGEQAEAYQDERYLFFDCAPLGAGNHGHLDLLNIEVAAYGRSLIVDPGRYTYDESGDTNWRVMFRGTGYHNTVQVDGKNQTLYAPHIRKYKIQGPEPTREFKCALHRPGFDYLHGIAASHEYPVIHERKILFIAGEYWLVCDLLRAEQAHDYELRFHLDALAEHRTTTSVNSAGLRVDSPNLVILQATQPDSQLTLEPGYVSPSYGSKHPAPVVNFSASAANYCFLTVLFPYQSTPPQLTLEQLPVSQNGQAVGNTIASALQIHSQQAHGEYYDELFLAHRAGAGYEFADLNTESAFLFRRQDTQGRILAWHSADKS; the protein is encoded by the coding sequence ATGTCTGCTGTGCTGAACATTCTTAAGCAAGATGCGCGCTTCGCCTGTCTGGCGGCGCCGTATTGCACCATGACGCCGGTGGACTTACTGGCGTATTTCCATGGTCGTCGGCAGATTCGCTATTTTTCAGTGATCGACGAAGAGCAAAACACCCCGGAAAAGCTGGACGGCATTTTGCGTAACCGCTTCGAGTTCAATCACGAGCCTTTCCAGCTTGATGATGCATTCGATTGGCTGAGAAACCCCAGCCCGGATATCGAATGGCTGATTTTACTGCATAAATTTTATTACGCAGTCGGCTTGGGAAGGCAATTCCAGCAGACTGGCGACACCCGCTACCGCGATAAATGGCAGGCCCTAATCAGCAGCTGGATCGATAACGTACCTGTAGATTTTCTGTCCAGTGATGTTACCGGCCGGCGCGTACAAAACTGGATTTTTGCTTACCGCTATTTTGTCCTGGAGGCCGCGGAACCAGCCATCGATGCCGAGTTTAATCTGGATTTTTTGGCTTCGCTGCAACAGCAGGTAGCCTATTTGTGCGAAAACCTCACGCCGTCCCGCAATCATCGTACGTTGGAGCTTTACGCGATTTTTTTGGCGGCCGTCGTGTTTCCAGAACTGCGCAGCGCTAAAGAATGGCTGAGTTTTTCGATTCACGAATTGCAACGCAACCTGCAAACCGATTTGCTGGCTGATGGTGTGCATTGTGAACTCTCGACCGATTACCACCATATCGTCTTACGCAATTTCCTGGGCATTCGCCGCTTGGCGATGTTGAATAATATCGAGCTGCCCGCCGATATGGATGAGGCGATCAAAAAAGCCCTGAGCTTTTGCCTGCATGCCCATAAACCGGACGGGTTTATCCCGGCCATCAGCGATGGCGACAGCGCCAATTTTCTGGATTTGCTGCGGCAAGGCCATGCGCTGTATGACGATCCGGCGATGCTTTATGTCGCCACGGCCGGTCAACAAGGCCAAGCACCAACAGAATGTTCGAAAACCTTTGCCGCCAGCGGCTACACCATCTTGCGCAGCGGCTGGGGCGAGCAAGCTGAAGCGTATCAAGACGAACGCTATCTGTTTTTCGATTGCGCGCCTTTAGGTGCCGGCAATCATGGTCATCTGGATTTACTCAATATCGAAGTGGCGGCTTACGGCCGATCCTTGATCGTCGATCCGGGCCGTTATACCTACGACGAATCCGGCGACACTAATTGGCGAGTAATGTTTCGCGGTACCGGCTATCACAACACCGTGCAGGTGGATGGCAAAAACCAGACTCTTTATGCGCCGCATATTCGCAAATACAAGATTCAAGGCCCGGAACCGACGCGCGAATTCAAGTGCGCTCTGCACCGGCCGGGTTTTGACTATCTGCATGGCATCGCGGCCAGTCATGAGTATCCGGTGATTCACGAGCGCAAAATCCTGTTTATCGCCGGCGAATATTGGCTGGTCTGCGATTTACTGCGCGCGGAGCAAGCTCACGACTATGAGTTGCGGTTTCATCTGGATGCGTTGGCCGAGCATCGCACCACAACTTCCGTCAATTCAGCCGGGTTGCGGGTCGATTCACCGAATCTGGTCATCCTGCAAGCAACGCAACCGGACAGCCAATTGACGCTGGAGCCGGGCTACGTCTCGCCAAGCTACGGCAGTAAACATCCGGCGCCGGTTGTCAATTTTTCCGCGTCCGCCGCCAATTATTGCTTTTTGACCGTGCTGTTTCCGTATCAATCGACACCTCCGCAACTTACGCTGGAACAGTTACCGGTGAGTCAAAACGGTCAAGCTGTGGGCAATACTATTGCTAGCGCCTTGCAGATTCATAGTCAGCAAGCCCACGGCGAATACTACGACGAGCTATTCCTGGCGCATCGCGCGGGCGCCGGTTATGAGTTTGCCGATCTAAACACTGAAAGTGCGTTTTTATTCCGTCGCCAGGATACACAGGGGCGGATCTTAGCTTGGCATAGCGCGGATAAGTCATGA
- a CDS encoding aminoglycoside phosphotransferase family protein → MNQDPHFPQMADALNPAVMGPLLAWLLDMPGIKTGHVECGIGEKRHKPGKSLVIGYRLDSRLGLNTQSRYVTGCLCPPDSASREFELERSKRPDLAARALTVLHEPAMLVWAFPYDRKLIHLPALLDEAFIQTWLGAHDLAGYERVQAVESEVLHYLAERSCMIRYRVALVGSDDHRLLYAKNYADDSGRDVFAVMRQLCSQFPWGAKALAYDAETRTLWQSPVPGTTLCWADLQAAEGRALSGRIGQCVAAFHACEIDTSKRFSQSDVSEGLLATVRLAEQSRLETAKLIERLVDGLLAQAPNLPESALTTIHHDLKLNNFLVNGDNLGLIDMDCVCLGDPIVDLASLIANFYLHGLREGDAIEQVHLLVNQLVSTYRTHSVLAISLSALRWQVAAALIHEVTRRSLRQMDELRIAHIESYLGLAASYLARSQQPTGGNDALV, encoded by the coding sequence ATGAACCAAGACCCACATTTCCCGCAAATGGCCGACGCGCTGAATCCGGCGGTGATGGGACCACTACTGGCCTGGTTGCTGGATATGCCCGGCATTAAAACTGGTCATGTTGAATGTGGCATTGGCGAAAAACGCCATAAGCCAGGGAAAAGTCTGGTGATCGGCTATCGGCTTGATAGCCGACTAGGTCTAAACACCCAATCGCGGTATGTGACCGGCTGCCTATGTCCGCCGGACTCGGCGAGCCGGGAGTTTGAATTGGAACGCAGCAAACGGCCGGATCTGGCGGCAAGGGCGCTAACGGTTTTGCACGAGCCGGCGATGCTGGTTTGGGCATTTCCTTATGATAGAAAGCTGATTCATTTGCCAGCCCTGTTAGATGAGGCGTTTATCCAAACCTGGCTTGGTGCGCATGATCTAGCTGGGTATGAGCGGGTTCAGGCGGTCGAATCCGAAGTTTTGCATTATCTGGCTGAGCGTTCCTGCATGATCCGCTACCGTGTGGCGTTGGTCGGATCAGATGACCACCGCTTGCTGTACGCGAAGAACTACGCCGACGATAGCGGCCGCGACGTGTTCGCGGTGATGCGGCAATTGTGCAGCCAATTCCCCTGGGGCGCCAAAGCTCTGGCCTACGACGCTGAAACCCGCACGCTCTGGCAGTCGCCTGTCCCAGGCACGACATTGTGCTGGGCCGATTTGCAAGCTGCCGAGGGCCGGGCATTATCCGGGCGAATCGGCCAGTGTGTGGCGGCGTTTCATGCCTGCGAAATCGACACCTCAAAACGTTTCAGCCAAAGCGATGTTTCCGAAGGCCTCCTGGCAACCGTTAGGCTCGCCGAACAATCCCGCCTGGAAACCGCAAAACTTATCGAACGATTGGTAGACGGCTTGTTGGCGCAAGCACCTAATCTCCCGGAATCGGCCCTGACGACGATTCACCACGATCTGAAACTGAATAACTTTTTAGTAAATGGCGACAATCTGGGGTTGATCGACATGGATTGCGTCTGCCTGGGCGACCCGATAGTCGATTTGGCTAGTCTGATCGCCAATTTTTATCTGCACGGCCTGCGCGAAGGCGACGCTATCGAGCAGGTACACCTGCTAGTGAATCAACTGGTTAGTACTTACCGGACGCATAGCGTCCTTGCTATTTCATTGTCTGCCTTGCGTTGGCAAGTGGCGGCGGCGCTGATTCACGAAGTCACTCGCCGCAGCTTGCGGCAAATGGATGAGTTACGTATCGCGCATATAGAAAGTTATTTAGGGCTTGCCGCTAGTTACCTGGCGCGCAGTCAACAGCCAACAGGGGGCAACGATGCACTCGTTTGA
- a CDS encoding alginate lyase family protein → MKPSYPIMESSAPLDAPSETVISMQYLLVTPFAALTPAELLAHFRRRAVDNYFPLPAGKDKHIASATPILNNEFTLNNETHRLGDEFAWLHNPSPDLEWLILLHKFYYSRDLALAYDYSGDERYADKWVALVSSWIEQVPDGFLNSQVTGRRLQQWLLAYHYFVPGRNCSLVTAEFLLHFLASIQSQAVFLSNHLTPAGNHRTIELSAIFTVAVLFPELSASAELLAFAQRELLDNLRQDFLADGVQKELSTDYHHTVLKNFLRVRELAKLNRLTLPAEFDALMREALKFSIYAHKPDGWLPAINDGDINSYLGLLRKAEPYYPSDALSYVLSQGKVGKPPMQRSRLFADSGYCILRSDWKEQPYADGRYLFFDCGQLGFGSHGHYDLLNFEMAAFGRSLIVDPGRYTYHEHESDGINWRHAFKGTAAHNTVMVDGKDQMVYRCHEPVGPQPIASVLSFESNQGFDFVHGRALSPLYEVDHQRSMFFAETEYWIVSDVLLATDAHRYEQFFHLGPEVQGQTALQGQGIRAPNLLIVQARRAEIEISVKPGWVSPEYGVKQPAPVVSFSQESSGSGWFQTVLYPYKDSAPILHVETIPVTGLGQSVSATQALALSIIIQAKTTCYHDYFFVANQSCLSEYRFADVTCRAQVVFIRRDAEGGIHSVRAYAAEWLEIAGRTLLDSSGNPVCLNYANGQLHIDAIYGSLPA, encoded by the coding sequence ATGAAACCCAGTTATCCCATCATGGAGTCTTCTGCACCGTTGGACGCGCCAAGCGAAACGGTGATTTCCATGCAGTACTTGCTGGTGACACCATTTGCTGCGCTGACTCCTGCTGAGTTACTGGCACATTTTCGCCGGCGTGCCGTGGATAATTATTTTCCCTTGCCAGCCGGAAAAGACAAACATATTGCCAGCGCAACGCCGATTCTCAACAACGAATTTACCCTGAACAACGAAACTCATCGCTTGGGTGATGAGTTTGCTTGGCTGCATAACCCCAGCCCCGATCTGGAATGGCTGATTCTGCTGCACAAATTTTATTACTCTCGCGATCTGGCGCTGGCTTACGACTATAGCGGCGACGAGCGTTATGCCGATAAATGGGTGGCCTTGGTCAGTTCTTGGATTGAGCAGGTGCCGGACGGTTTTTTGAATAGCCAGGTGACCGGCCGCCGTTTGCAGCAATGGCTGCTGGCTTATCACTATTTTGTGCCAGGTCGGAACTGTTCGCTTGTGACCGCCGAATTTTTGCTGCATTTTTTGGCTTCGATACAGTCGCAGGCAGTGTTCCTCAGCAACCATTTAACGCCGGCAGGTAATCACCGCACTATCGAATTGTCGGCGATTTTCACGGTGGCGGTTTTGTTTCCCGAGCTCAGTGCCTCGGCGGAGTTACTGGCGTTTGCCCAACGCGAATTGCTGGACAATTTACGCCAGGATTTTCTGGCGGACGGCGTGCAAAAGGAACTATCTACCGACTACCACCACACGGTATTGAAGAACTTTCTGCGGGTCCGGGAGCTGGCGAAATTAAACAGGTTGACACTGCCCGCGGAGTTCGACGCTTTGATGCGTGAAGCGTTGAAATTTTCCATTTATGCCCACAAGCCGGACGGTTGGCTGCCGGCCATCAATGACGGCGACATCAACAGTTATCTGGGATTACTGCGCAAAGCGGAACCTTACTATCCCAGCGACGCACTCAGCTATGTACTTAGCCAGGGAAAAGTTGGCAAGCCGCCAATGCAACGTTCGCGTCTATTCGCCGATAGTGGTTACTGCATTCTGCGTAGCGACTGGAAGGAGCAGCCTTATGCAGACGGGCGTTATCTGTTTTTCGACTGCGGCCAGTTGGGTTTTGGCAGCCACGGCCATTACGACTTATTAAATTTTGAAATGGCCGCTTTCGGCCGCTCTTTAATTGTCGACCCAGGGCGCTACACCTATCACGAACATGAAAGCGACGGCATCAATTGGCGACATGCCTTCAAAGGCACTGCGGCGCACAACACCGTCATGGTGGACGGTAAGGATCAGATGGTCTACCGATGTCATGAGCCGGTCGGCCCGCAACCAATAGCTTCGGTGTTAAGCTTTGAATCCAACCAGGGTTTTGATTTTGTGCACGGTCGTGCTCTGAGTCCGCTCTACGAGGTGGATCACCAGCGCAGCATGTTCTTTGCAGAAACCGAATATTGGATTGTCAGCGATGTGTTGCTCGCCACCGACGCGCATCGTTACGAACAATTTTTCCATTTGGGACCGGAAGTGCAGGGCCAAACCGCATTACAAGGCCAGGGTATTCGTGCGCCAAACCTGTTGATTGTCCAAGCCAGGCGCGCCGAGATTGAAATAAGTGTAAAACCCGGCTGGGTGTCGCCGGAATATGGCGTAAAGCAGCCAGCGCCTGTCGTGAGCTTTAGCCAGGAAAGTTCCGGTAGCGGCTGGTTTCAAACCGTCCTTTATCCCTATAAAGACAGCGCTCCAATTTTGCACGTGGAGACTATACCAGTAACCGGTCTGGGGCAATCCGTGTCCGCCACGCAGGCTTTGGCGCTGAGTATCATCATTCAAGCAAAGACCACGTGTTACCACGACTACTTTTTCGTCGCCAATCAGTCCTGTTTATCGGAATACCGCTTTGCCGATGTGACTTGCCGGGCACAAGTCGTGTTTATTCGCCGGGATGCCGAAGGCGGAATCCATAGCGTGAGGGCTTATGCGGCGGAATGGCTGGAAATTGCTGGACGCACATTACTGGATAGCAGCGGCAATCCGGTTTGCCTGAATTACGCCAATGGCCAGCTGCACATCGACGCCATCTATGGGAGCTTGCCGGCATGA